The following are encoded together in the Culex pipiens pallens isolate TS chromosome 1, TS_CPP_V2, whole genome shotgun sequence genome:
- the LOC120413702 gene encoding RNA-binding protein MEX3B has translation MSSATSMDEFSLAFDDNRQSIAAAAAAATMLPPGTTTLAQLTSHFEDLQLGVGHGGGPGDLSPVLTDHSSNVDELIQQNSKVFDTFVAMINGLAPKVEERPVKYKSHTECVPVPSSEHVAEIVGRQGCKIKALRAKTNTFIKTPIRGEEPIFVITGTKEDVTRAKQEILSAADHFSTLRSSKKQAMALLAESRNMLGYSTPDEITIQIRVPQKVVGLVVGPKGATIKNIQLKTNTYIITPKRNQESVFEITGLPTNVHTARQLIEEHIATRAGTSATNSSSSASSASSSSSSSSSSSSSSSSSSNSSSGSSTATTSPQSSLSNAGHDLLHGLGGNGTVNGLGLHGGNGGLQNGGGGGLPDFDTNQFIIDNLLEYFNNMSGAAYNGPATSPLNGLGGHQQNQHTQNHHLSGLDIGGGNTGAGGVPDFRNIWENLSEGQGSGMSGTDTDASSLIWTLPSQSHSSRNSVSYSPDDFIFQR, from the coding sequence ATGTCCTCGGCGACCAGCATGGACGAGTTTTCGCTCGCGTTCGACGACAACCGGCAATCGATCGCTGCggcggccgccgccgccacaATGCTCCCGCCCGGCACCACCACACTGGCCCAGCTGACGTCACACTTTGAGGACCTGCAGCTCGGCGTCGGACACGGCGGCGGTCCGGGGGATTTGAGTCCGGTGCTGACGGACCACTCGTCCAACGTGGACGAGCTGATCCAGCAGAACTCGAAGGTGTTCGACACGTTCGTGGCGATGATTAACGGGTTGGCGCCGAAGGTGGAGGAGCGGCCGGTCAAGTACAAGTCGCACACGGAGTGCGTGCCGGTGCCGTCGTCGGAGCACGTGGCGGAGATTGTGGGCCGGCAGGGCTGCAAGATAAAGGCGCTGCGGGCGAAGACGAACACTTTCATTAAGACGCCGATTCGGGGGGAGGAGCCTATTTTTGTGATTACGGGGACGAAGGAGGACGTGACGCGGGCCAAGCAGGAGATTCTGTCGGCGGCGGACCACTTTAGCACGCTGCGGTCGTCGAAGAAGCAGGCGATGGCGCTGCTGGCGGAGAGCCGGAACATGCTCGGGTACAGCACGCCGGACGAGATCACGATCCAGATCCGGGTGCCGCAGAAGGTGGTGGGGTTGGTGGTGGGACCGAAGGGGGCCACGATTAAGAACATCCAGCTCAAGACGAACACGTACATCATCACGCCCAAGCGGAACCAGGAGTCGGTGTTTGAGATTACGGGGCTGCCGACGAACGTGCACACGGCGCGCCAGCTGATCGAGGAACACATCGCGACGCGGGCCGGCACTTCGGCCACCAACTCGAGCTCCTCCGCCAGCTCGGCCAGTTCCAGCTCCAGCTCgagttcgtcgtcgtcgtcgtcgagcaGCAGCAGTTCCAACTCGAGCTCGGGCAGCAGCACGGCCACGACGTCGCCGCAGAGTTCCCTTTCGAACGCCGGTCACGACCTGCTGCATGGCCTCGGCGGCAACGGCACCGTCAACGGGCTCGGACTGCATGGCGGCAACGGTGGCCTTCAGAACGGTGGAGGCGGCGGCCTGCCCGACTTTGACACGAACCAGTTCATCATCGACAACCTGCTCGAGTACTTTAACAACATGAGTGGCGCCGCGTACAACGGACCGGCCACGTCCCCCCTCAACGGCCTCGGCGGCCATCAGCAGAACCAGCACACGCAGAACCATCACCTGTCCGGGCTGGACATTGGCGGCGGCAACACGGGAGCGGGAGGCGTGCCCGACTTTCGCAACATCTGGGAGAACCTGAGCGAGGGCCAGGGCTCCGGCATGTCCGGCACCGACACGGACGCGTCCTCGCTCATCTGGACGCTGCCGTCGCAGTCGCACTCGTCGCGCAACTCGGTCTCCTACTCGCCGGACGATTTCATCTTTCAGCGATAA